One segment of Gordonia terrae DNA contains the following:
- a CDS encoding cobyric acid synthase: MDGLGGALLVGGTSSDAGKSLIVAGLCRALSRMGVRVAPFKAQNMSNNSMVTLDGGEIGRAQALQAFACGLEPSTRFNPVLLKPGSDRRSHVILRGRPAGDVGAADYLAWRARLRAVVADELAGLRADFDVVICEGAGSVAEINLRANDIANLGLAQAARLPVLLVTDIDRGGSLAHLFGTTAVLDDADQALIAGFVINKFRGDPSILEPGLRQVEAITGRPTFGVVPFADDLWLDAEDSLAAPVGRRVGPPRSFTESGSTPGARLRVAAIRLPRISNSTDVEALACEPGVDVTWVDDPAGVAAADLVVVPGTRATVADLEWVRARGIGEALSERAARGRPIVAVCGGFQMLGRTLDDRVESGRGRVPGLGLFDLDIEFHTDKTVRQVTGTGGGPISGYEIHHGRVVRSAEDTWIVDDRYGPEGAVRGAVRGTHWHGLLACNDFRRRLLVDVAAEAGVRGFRVAPDTDVDAERRRQVDQMADLVTDHLDLDAVTRLIEQGPPHNPPIIRHHLEAF, translated from the coding sequence GTGGACGGACTCGGTGGCGCGCTGCTCGTGGGTGGTACCAGCAGCGATGCCGGCAAGAGCCTGATCGTCGCCGGACTGTGCCGGGCGCTGAGCCGGATGGGCGTTCGTGTCGCGCCGTTCAAGGCGCAGAACATGTCGAACAACTCGATGGTCACCCTCGACGGCGGCGAGATCGGGCGCGCGCAGGCGTTGCAGGCGTTCGCATGCGGGCTCGAACCGTCCACCCGGTTCAACCCCGTGCTGCTCAAACCGGGCAGTGACCGTCGCTCGCATGTCATCCTCCGGGGCCGGCCGGCCGGTGACGTCGGCGCCGCCGACTACCTGGCCTGGCGGGCGCGTCTGCGCGCCGTCGTCGCCGACGAATTGGCGGGTCTGCGTGCGGATTTCGACGTCGTCATCTGCGAGGGTGCGGGTTCCGTCGCCGAGATCAATCTGCGCGCCAACGACATCGCCAATCTCGGTCTCGCCCAGGCGGCACGTCTTCCCGTGCTGCTGGTGACCGACATCGACCGGGGCGGATCGCTGGCCCACCTGTTCGGGACCACCGCCGTTCTCGACGACGCCGATCAGGCGCTGATCGCGGGTTTCGTGATCAACAAGTTCCGCGGCGACCCGTCGATCCTCGAACCCGGGCTTCGCCAGGTCGAGGCGATCACCGGACGGCCGACGTTCGGCGTGGTGCCGTTCGCCGACGACCTGTGGCTCGACGCCGAGGACTCCCTCGCCGCGCCGGTCGGGCGCCGCGTCGGGCCGCCACGGTCGTTCACCGAGTCCGGCTCCACCCCGGGCGCCCGGTTACGGGTCGCGGCCATCCGCCTGCCGCGGATCTCGAACTCGACCGACGTCGAGGCGCTCGCCTGCGAACCGGGAGTCGACGTCACCTGGGTCGACGACCCGGCCGGGGTCGCGGCCGCCGACCTCGTGGTCGTGCCCGGCACCCGCGCCACCGTCGCCGACCTCGAGTGGGTGCGGGCGCGCGGCATCGGCGAGGCGCTGAGCGAACGCGCCGCTCGCGGCCGTCCGATCGTCGCCGTCTGCGGCGGTTTCCAGATGCTCGGGCGCACGCTCGACGACCGGGTGGAATCCGGTCGCGGGCGGGTGCCGGGACTGGGGCTGTTCGACCTCGACATCGAGTTCCACACCGACAAGACCGTGCGGCAGGTCACCGGCACCGGGGGCGGCCCGATCAGCGGTTACGAGATCCATCACGGCCGCGTGGTCCGGTCGGCGGAGGACACCTGGATCGTCGACGACAGGTACGGACCGGAGGGTGCGGTCCGCGGAGCCGTGCGGGGTACGCACTGGCACGGACTGCTGGCGTGCAACGATTTCCGTCGCCGTCTGCTCGTCGACGTCGCCGCCGAGGCCGGGGTGCGCGGATTCCGTGTGGCACCGGACACCGACGTCGACGCCGAACGCCGACGGCAGGTCGACCAGATGGCCGACCTCGTCACCGACCACCTCGACCTCGACGCCGTGACGCGCCTCATCGAACAAGGGCCGCCACACAATCCGCCGATCATCCGGCACCACCTCGAAGCCTTCTAG
- a CDS encoding GNAT family N-acetyltransferase, which yields MISEPRVHRALADDIDAATLYRILRLRVEVFVVEQACPYPELDGRDLEPTTRQFWITDENGSGEAGSVLATLRLLEEPQADGGQVFRIGRVCTERNHRGHGLVSTLMTAALDEVGDRPCRIEAQAYLTDMYGKFGFARDGEDYLEDGIPHVSMLRAGSR from the coding sequence ATGATCTCCGAACCGCGGGTGCATCGCGCCCTGGCCGATGACATCGACGCAGCCACGCTGTATCGGATACTGCGGCTGCGGGTCGAGGTCTTCGTCGTCGAGCAGGCGTGTCCGTACCCCGAACTCGACGGACGGGATCTGGAACCGACCACGCGACAGTTCTGGATCACCGACGAGAACGGGTCCGGCGAGGCGGGGTCGGTGCTGGCCACCCTGCGTCTGCTGGAGGAACCGCAGGCCGATGGCGGTCAGGTCTTCCGGATCGGGCGGGTGTGCACCGAGCGGAACCATCGGGGCCACGGTCTCGTGTCGACCCTCATGACCGCGGCGCTCGACGAGGTCGGGGACCGGCCGTGCCGGATCGAGGCACAGGCCTACCTGACCGACATGTACGGCAAGTTCGGCTTCGCCCGCGACGGCGAGGACTACCTCGAGGACGGGATACCCCACGTGTCGATGCTCCGCGCCGGGTCGCGATGA
- the cobO gene encoding cob(I)yrinic acid a,c-diamide adenosyltransferase: MPQGVPVSIPDDGLTTRQRRNQPVLAVHTGDGKGKSTAAFGMAMRAWNAGMRVAVFQFVKSAKWKVGEESTMLALDRVHAETGAGGPVEWHKMGQGWSWLRANSDHDDDHAAAAQAGWAEIARRLDAGEHDFYVLDEFTYPLHWGWVDTTEVVETLARRHGRQHVVITGRRAPAELVDAADLVTEMRKIAHPMDAGRKGQKGIEW, from the coding sequence GTGCCCCAAGGAGTTCCGGTCAGCATCCCCGACGACGGGCTGACGACGCGACAGCGCCGCAATCAGCCTGTGCTCGCGGTGCACACCGGCGACGGCAAGGGCAAGTCGACCGCTGCCTTCGGCATGGCGATGCGCGCGTGGAACGCGGGCATGCGCGTCGCGGTGTTCCAGTTCGTCAAGAGCGCGAAGTGGAAGGTCGGGGAGGAGTCGACGATGCTCGCCCTCGATCGGGTCCACGCCGAGACCGGTGCCGGCGGTCCGGTCGAGTGGCACAAGATGGGCCAGGGCTGGTCGTGGCTGCGCGCCAACTCCGACCACGATGACGACCACGCCGCCGCCGCGCAGGCGGGGTGGGCCGAGATCGCCCGCCGTCTCGACGCAGGCGAACACGACTTCTACGTCCTCGACGAGTTCACCTACCCGCTGCACTGGGGATGGGTGGACACCACCGAGGTCGTCGAGACCCTCGCCCGACGTCACGGACGCCAGCACGTGGTCATCACCGGCCGGCGCGCGCCGGCCGAACTCGTCGACGCCGCCGATCTGGTCACCGAGATGCGCAAGATCGCCCACCCGATGGACGCCGGCCGCAAGGGGCAGAAGGGGATCGAATGGTGA
- a CDS encoding VWA domain-containing protein has protein sequence MTPYGEPPAPAGPPAEVRYPFSAVVGQEQLKLALILSAISPGIGGVLIRGEKGTAKSTIVRGLGPLLNSPGAADESAGRVVELPIGATEDRVIGSLDLTSVLRDGRAEFTPGLLARAHRGVLYIDEVNLLADHLVDVLLDAAASGRVTIERDGVSHTQAADFVLVGTMNPEEGELRPQLLDRFGLAVDVAAGREVDERVEVVRRRMAYDADPASFVAAHADAEHELTQRIATARAAVGAVGLPDRELRRIAGICAHLDVDGLRGDIVVARTALAHAAWRGADVVEDVDVRAAVELALPHRRRRNPFDESGLTQDQLDEAMSAGDEAAGPETPDDDPGPPETPPPGGGGEPPAAPEAGTAPDAAPEAADAPGTDDAPQHAPGPAFGAAPAPTGRRLRTLRVDGLGDGDPGRRSKARSRRGHTTHAVDFDAARPVHLFGTVLAAAGRAAGREDGTGPGSVRIAAPDLRSAQRIGQESNLVVFVVDLSGSMTARRRLAAVSELCVEMLRDSYTRRDRVAVVVARGSAATLAVPPTKSVEIAVRRLEEIRTGGRTPLGEGLQLAADVVQRCRRAEPDRRPLLVVLTDGRATSGRDASGRSAMTRAREAADGIRRRGIGSVVVDCEQGMVRLGLAGDLAAHLGASLIPMDELSATALTGPAPARGAA, from the coding sequence ATGACCCCCTACGGTGAACCTCCCGCCCCTGCCGGTCCACCTGCTGAGGTGCGGTACCCCTTCAGCGCCGTCGTCGGCCAGGAGCAACTGAAACTCGCGCTGATCCTCTCGGCCATCTCGCCGGGCATCGGAGGTGTCCTGATCCGCGGCGAGAAGGGCACCGCGAAGTCGACGATCGTCCGTGGACTCGGCCCCTTGCTGAATTCCCCCGGGGCGGCGGACGAGTCCGCCGGCCGCGTCGTGGAGCTGCCGATCGGCGCGACCGAGGACCGGGTGATCGGCTCCCTCGACCTCACCTCGGTGCTGCGGGACGGCCGCGCGGAGTTCACTCCCGGTCTGCTCGCCCGTGCGCACCGCGGGGTCCTCTACATCGACGAGGTCAATCTGCTCGCCGACCATCTCGTGGACGTGCTGCTCGATGCGGCGGCGAGCGGGCGGGTCACGATCGAGCGCGACGGCGTGTCGCACACGCAGGCCGCCGATTTCGTGCTCGTCGGCACCATGAACCCGGAGGAGGGGGAGCTCCGTCCGCAGTTGCTCGACCGGTTCGGGCTCGCCGTCGACGTGGCGGCCGGTCGCGAGGTCGACGAACGCGTGGAGGTGGTGCGCCGGCGGATGGCCTACGACGCCGATCCGGCATCGTTCGTCGCCGCCCACGCCGACGCCGAACACGAACTGACGCAACGCATTGCGACCGCGCGGGCCGCAGTGGGCGCCGTCGGACTCCCGGACCGGGAGTTGCGGCGGATCGCCGGGATCTGTGCGCACCTCGACGTCGACGGCCTGCGCGGCGACATCGTGGTGGCGCGGACCGCGCTCGCGCACGCCGCCTGGCGCGGTGCCGACGTGGTCGAGGACGTCGATGTCCGCGCGGCCGTCGAGCTCGCGCTGCCACATCGCAGGCGCCGCAATCCCTTCGACGAATCCGGGCTCACCCAGGATCAGCTCGACGAGGCCATGTCGGCGGGCGACGAAGCCGCCGGACCCGAGACGCCCGACGACGACCCGGGACCACCCGAGACGCCACCACCCGGTGGTGGAGGCGAGCCGCCGGCGGCACCAGAGGCCGGCACGGCACCCGATGCCGCACCCGAGGCCGCCGACGCACCCGGCACCGACGACGCCCCGCAGCACGCACCCGGCCCCGCATTCGGCGCGGCGCCGGCCCCCACCGGTCGCCGGCTGAGGACCCTGCGCGTCGACGGCCTCGGCGACGGCGACCCGGGCCGCCGCTCGAAGGCCCGCAGCCGCCGCGGGCACACCACCCACGCCGTCGACTTCGACGCCGCCCGACCGGTTCACCTGTTCGGCACCGTCCTCGCCGCCGCCGGCCGGGCCGCCGGACGCGAGGACGGGACCGGGCCCGGCAGTGTTCGGATCGCCGCCCCGGATCTGCGGTCTGCGCAGCGGATCGGTCAGGAGTCGAACCTGGTCGTGTTCGTGGTCGATCTCAGCGGTTCGATGACCGCCCGGCGGCGGCTGGCCGCGGTGTCCGAGCTGTGCGTGGAGATGCTGCGCGACTCCTACACCCGCCGCGACCGCGTCGCGGTCGTCGTCGCACGGGGGTCCGCCGCGACACTCGCGGTGCCGCCCACGAAGTCGGTCGAGATCGCGGTGCGCCGCCTGGAGGAGATTCGTACCGGTGGTCGGACGCCCCTCGGTGAGGGTCTGCAACTGGCGGCCGACGTCGTGCAGCGGTGTCGCCGCGCCGAACCCGACCGGCGGCCGCTGCTCGTGGTGCTCACCGACGGGCGGGCCACGTCCGGCCGTGACGCGTCGGGACGGAGCGCGATGACACGCGCACGGGAGGCCGCGGACGGCATCCGGCGGCGCGGCATCGGGTCCGTGGTCGTCGACTGCGAGCAGGGAATGGTCCGGCTCGGGTTGGCCGGCGATCTCGCGGCCCACCTCGGCGCGAGCCTGATCCCCATGGACGAACTGTCGGCCACCGCCCTCACCGGACCGGCACCCGCACGCGGGGCGGCCTGA
- a CDS encoding alpha/beta fold hydrolase, producing the protein MTVNGLTFDVRIGGPETGPWVLLLHGFPVNGSCYDQVLPRLHESGLRTLVIDQRGYSPGARPAEVDDYRLTHLVSDVIGVLDALGIGYAILVGHDWGGIVAWHLAGKYPDRFTGLVVGSTGHPSAMRDALVGSDQRERSSYILDFVADGAEEKLLADDGAELRTVGITADELAPLREPGALTAALNWYRANFTGDIKATMACPPVEIPTTLLWSDADTALGREQAQGSGRYVYGDFRFCELAGVDHWIPQHAAPALASEIALRSTIF; encoded by the coding sequence GTGACCGTGAACGGCCTCACCTTCGACGTCCGGATCGGGGGACCGGAGACCGGTCCGTGGGTTCTGCTGCTGCACGGCTTCCCGGTGAACGGAAGCTGCTACGACCAGGTCCTCCCGCGCTTGCACGAGTCGGGCCTGCGCACCCTGGTGATCGATCAGCGCGGATACAGCCCGGGCGCGCGACCCGCCGAGGTGGACGACTACCGCCTCACCCACCTCGTCTCCGATGTGATCGGTGTGCTCGACGCGCTGGGCATCGGCTACGCGATCCTGGTCGGACACGACTGGGGTGGCATCGTCGCGTGGCACCTCGCCGGGAAGTATCCCGACCGGTTCACCGGACTCGTCGTCGGGAGCACCGGGCACCCGTCGGCCATGCGCGACGCGCTCGTCGGCAGCGATCAGCGTGAACGTTCGTCGTACATCCTCGATTTCGTCGCCGACGGGGCCGAGGAGAAGTTGCTCGCCGACGACGGGGCGGAGCTGCGGACCGTTGGGATCACCGCGGACGAGCTCGCCCCTCTCCGGGAGCCGGGGGCGCTGACCGCGGCGCTGAACTGGTACCGCGCGAACTTCACCGGCGACATCAAGGCGACGATGGCATGCCCGCCCGTGGAGATCCCGACGACGCTGCTGTGGAGCGACGCCGACACCGCGCTGGGCCGCGAACAGGCGCAGGGTAGCGGCCGGTACGTCTACGGCGACTTCCGCTTCTGCGAACTCGCCGGCGTGGACCACTGGATCCCGCAGCACGCGGCTCCGGCCCTCGCCAGCGAGATCGCGCTGCGCTCAACGATCTTCTGA
- the mtr gene encoding mycothione reductase: MTATQVVDLAIIGSGSGNAIPDDRFADKTLAIFEEGVYGGTCLNVGCIPTKMFVYASEVAEIATHGARLGVHAKVDSVDWPGIVERVFGRIDPLSQGGKEYRVDRCENITVYDSHVEFDGRDDDGRYRLVTRDGDTVLAAEVVLAAGSRAVIPDVIADSGVTYYTNNDVMRLPELPERLIIAGSGYIAAEFAHVFGALGSHVSIIARGPALLRKQDADISNRFTEVAREKWDVRLETTITHAENLPDGGVRVELSDGTTIEADVLLVATGRQPNGDRLNLDSVGIELDDEGRVRCDQHGRTAARGVWTLGDVSSPYQLKHVANHEQRVVQANLLKGWDAADLDAFDHRFVPAAVFTHPQIASVGLTEGEALDAGLDIAVKVQAYGDVAYGWAMEDTTGFCKLIAERGTGRLLGAHLIGPQAPTVIQPVIQAMHFGQTAHELARGQYWIHPAMPEVLENALLGLEI, translated from the coding sequence ATGACCGCCACACAGGTCGTCGACCTGGCCATCATCGGCTCCGGGAGCGGCAACGCGATCCCCGACGACCGGTTCGCGGACAAGACCCTCGCGATTTTCGAGGAGGGCGTCTACGGCGGCACCTGCCTCAACGTGGGCTGCATCCCGACCAAGATGTTCGTCTACGCCTCCGAGGTGGCCGAGATCGCCACCCACGGCGCCCGCCTGGGCGTCCACGCGAAGGTGGACTCGGTCGACTGGCCGGGGATCGTCGAGCGCGTGTTCGGCCGCATCGATCCACTGTCGCAGGGCGGCAAGGAGTATCGCGTCGACCGGTGCGAGAACATCACCGTGTACGACTCCCACGTCGAGTTCGACGGACGCGACGACGACGGCCGCTATCGACTGGTCACGCGAGACGGCGACACGGTCCTCGCCGCCGAGGTGGTGCTCGCCGCCGGGTCGCGCGCGGTCATCCCCGACGTCATCGCCGACTCGGGTGTCACCTACTACACCAACAACGACGTCATGCGTCTGCCCGAGCTGCCCGAACGCCTGATCATCGCCGGGAGCGGTTACATCGCCGCCGAGTTCGCGCACGTCTTCGGCGCACTGGGCTCACATGTGTCGATCATCGCGCGCGGACCGGCACTGCTGCGCAAGCAGGACGCCGACATCTCCAACCGCTTCACCGAGGTCGCCCGGGAGAAGTGGGACGTCCGGCTCGAGACCACGATCACCCACGCCGAGAACCTGCCCGACGGCGGTGTGCGAGTGGAGCTTTCCGACGGCACGACGATCGAGGCCGATGTGCTCCTGGTCGCGACGGGGAGGCAGCCCAACGGCGACCGGCTCAACCTCGACTCCGTCGGCATCGAACTCGACGACGAGGGCCGGGTGCGGTGCGATCAGCACGGGCGCACCGCCGCGCGCGGCGTGTGGACGCTCGGCGACGTCAGCTCGCCCTACCAGCTCAAGCACGTCGCCAACCACGAGCAGCGGGTCGTTCAGGCCAATCTCCTGAAGGGCTGGGACGCAGCCGATCTGGATGCGTTCGACCACCGGTTCGTGCCGGCTGCGGTGTTCACCCACCCCCAGATCGCATCGGTGGGCCTGACCGAGGGAGAGGCCCTCGACGCCGGCCTCGACATCGCCGTCAAGGTGCAGGCCTACGGCGACGTCGCCTACGGCTGGGCCATGGAGGACACCACCGGATTCTGCAAGCTGATCGCCGAGCGGGGCACCGGTAGGCTGCTGGGCGCGCATCTCATCGGCCCGCAGGCACCGACCGTCATCCAGCCGGTCATCCAGGCGATGCACTTCGGACAGACCGCACACGAGTTGGCGCGCGGGCAGTACTGGATCCACCCGGCGATGCCCGAGGTCCTCGAGAACGCACTGCTCGGGCTCGAGATCTGA
- a CDS encoding alpha/beta hydrolase: MLAAVSASDAADWRPDRFLEDYRQRVLPLGPDPDGESPVTATLVRRAETSPARGAVLYVHGFTDYFFHEPLADFFVDRGYAFYAVDLRKCGRSRQAHHTPHFTTDLAMYDEELNASLRIILGEVGPDCRVVVAGHSTGGLITALWLDRLRQREPDLHAAVDGLLLNSPWFDLQGDAILRTLPVTMLIKAVAAVAPTRVIPKELSQAYGESLHDSAHGEWNYDLSAKPLGGFPVTFGFLDAVRTGQRRLHRGIDVGVPALVLRSDKTHFARTYSASTDHADAVLDVTHIARWSGCLGGRVTAVPIPDARHDVFLSVRHAREHAYREVDHWLSAVLSTESENPL; the protein is encoded by the coding sequence ATGCTGGCTGCCGTGAGCGCATCCGACGCCGCCGACTGGCGGCCCGACCGATTCCTCGAGGACTACCGGCAACGCGTGCTCCCGCTGGGCCCCGACCCCGACGGCGAGTCGCCGGTCACCGCAACCCTGGTGCGCCGCGCCGAGACGTCACCCGCACGCGGTGCGGTGCTCTACGTCCACGGCTTCACCGACTACTTCTTCCACGAGCCGCTCGCCGACTTCTTCGTCGACCGCGGTTACGCGTTCTACGCGGTGGATCTCCGCAAATGCGGACGGTCACGCCAGGCGCACCACACGCCACACTTCACCACCGACCTCGCGATGTACGACGAGGAGCTCAACGCCTCGCTCCGGATCATCCTCGGCGAGGTCGGCCCCGATTGTCGGGTCGTGGTGGCCGGCCACTCGACCGGCGGTCTCATCACCGCGCTCTGGCTCGACCGGCTGCGGCAGCGTGAGCCCGACCTGCACGCCGCGGTCGACGGGCTGCTGCTCAACTCCCCCTGGTTCGATCTGCAGGGCGATGCGATCCTGCGCACGCTCCCGGTGACCATGCTCATCAAGGCGGTCGCCGCCGTCGCGCCGACGAGGGTGATCCCGAAGGAACTCTCGCAGGCCTACGGCGAGAGCCTGCACGACAGCGCCCACGGCGAGTGGAACTACGACCTGTCGGCGAAACCGCTGGGCGGCTTCCCGGTCACCTTCGGGTTCCTCGACGCGGTCCGCACCGGGCAGCGGCGCCTGCACCGCGGCATCGACGTCGGCGTTCCTGCACTCGTGTTACGTTCGGACAAAACGCATTTCGCCCGGACCTACTCCGCGTCCACCGATCACGCCGACGCCGTCCTCGACGTCACCCACATCGCCCGCTGGAGCGGCTGTCTCGGCGGCCGGGTGACCGCGGTACCGATCCCCGACGCCCGGCATGACGTATTCCTGTCCGTCCGGCACGCTCGTGAACACGCGTATCGCGAGGTCGATCACTGGTTGTCCGCCGTCCTCTCAACCGAAAGCGAGAACCCCCTATGA
- the mqo gene encoding malate dehydrogenase (quinone), whose product MSKTEITTDVALVGAGIMSATLGALLRQLQPDWSISLFEQLDAAAAESSDPWNNAGTGHSALCELNYTPKTADGDVNIDKALTINEQFQVSRQFWAHAVDNGILGDPSEFINPIPHVAFTHGAEGQKYLRKRYDNLATQTLFEGMEYIDDPAEFTARLPLMSQGRDFADPVALNWFDQGTDVDFGALTQQLLNYVAHGADIYFGHSVTNLSKQSDGSWIVKVRNGRTGEKLSVHAKFVFVGAGGGALHLLQKSGIKEAKGFGGFPVSGEFFRCTNPDLVAEHHAKVYGQAAVGAPPMSVPHLDTRVINHKPGLLFGPYAGWSPKFLKSGKITDLPASIKPGNLLPMVSIAPKEFGLLKYLISELAAGPADRVKTLSEFVPRALGADWELITAGQRVQVIRKTGVGGQLEFGTAVVAAGDGTIAGLLGASPGASTAVPAMISVLEQCFPKEYAGWSSKLSGIIPSFGQKLNGNRDLYRQVWDWTNKSLQLTERTETPAETGRLAPATAG is encoded by the coding sequence GTGTCGAAAACGGAGATCACGACCGACGTCGCGTTGGTGGGTGCGGGAATCATGAGCGCCACCCTCGGTGCACTGCTCCGGCAGTTGCAGCCCGACTGGTCGATCAGCCTGTTCGAGCAGCTCGACGCGGCAGCCGCGGAGAGCAGTGACCCGTGGAACAACGCCGGCACCGGCCACTCGGCGCTCTGCGAGCTCAACTACACGCCGAAGACCGCCGACGGTGACGTCAACATCGACAAGGCGCTCACCATCAACGAGCAGTTCCAGGTCTCGCGCCAGTTCTGGGCCCATGCGGTCGACAACGGCATCCTCGGCGACCCGTCGGAGTTCATCAACCCGATCCCGCACGTCGCGTTCACGCACGGCGCGGAGGGGCAGAAGTACCTGCGCAAGCGTTACGACAATCTCGCCACGCAGACCTTGTTCGAGGGCATGGAGTACATCGACGACCCCGCCGAGTTCACCGCGCGGCTGCCGCTGATGTCGCAGGGGCGCGACTTCGCCGACCCGGTCGCATTGAACTGGTTCGATCAGGGCACCGATGTCGACTTCGGCGCGCTCACCCAGCAACTCCTCAACTACGTCGCACACGGCGCCGACATCTACTTCGGCCACTCGGTCACCAACCTGTCCAAGCAGTCCGACGGCAGCTGGATCGTCAAGGTCCGCAACGGGCGGACCGGGGAGAAGCTGTCCGTGCACGCGAAGTTCGTCTTCGTCGGTGCCGGTGGTGGCGCACTGCATCTGCTGCAGAAGTCGGGGATCAAGGAGGCCAAGGGATTCGGCGGATTCCCGGTGTCCGGTGAGTTCTTCCGCTGCACCAATCCCGATCTCGTCGCCGAGCACCACGCGAAGGTCTACGGGCAGGCTGCCGTGGGTGCGCCGCCGATGTCGGTGCCTCACCTCGACACCCGGGTCATCAACCACAAGCCCGGCCTGCTGTTCGGTCCGTACGCCGGGTGGTCCCCGAAGTTCCTCAAGAGCGGCAAGATCACCGACCTGCCCGCGTCGATCAAGCCGGGCAACCTGCTCCCGATGGTGTCGATCGCACCGAAGGAGTTCGGACTCCTCAAGTACCTCATCAGCGAGCTCGCCGCCGGCCCCGCCGACCGGGTGAAGACGCTCTCGGAGTTCGTTCCCCGCGCGCTCGGCGCCGACTGGGAGCTCATCACCGCCGGCCAGCGCGTGCAGGTCATCCGCAAGACCGGCGTGGGTGGGCAGCTGGAGTTCGGCACCGCGGTCGTCGCCGCAGGCGACGGCACCATCGCCGGTCTGCTGGGTGCATCCCCCGGTGCCTCGACCGCCGTCCCGGCGATGATCTCGGTTCTCGAGCAGTGCTTCCCGAAGGAGTACGCGGGCTGGTCGTCGAAGCTGTCCGGGATCATCCCTTCCTTCGGCCAGAAGCTGAACGGCAACCGCGACCTGTACCGCCAGGTCTGGGACTGGACGAACAAGTCCCTGCAGCTGACCGAGCGGACCGAGACCCCGGCCGAGACGGGTCGGCTCGCCCCCGCCACCGCCGGCTGA